In Pseudomonadales bacterium, a single window of DNA contains:
- a CDS encoding class I SAM-dependent methyltransferase codes for MSDLNFVKSINDRMEIITPLVQQAGKVLDLGVVESRRSRRATELQLERHHSNLLFRQVCNLNANCLGVDIDEEGIEMLKSQGFNVKAADVVTMNLDEEFDTIVAGEIIEHLPNVGQFLENMRRHLAANGTLVITTPNPFYSKQAWKIWRYNRPQVHEEHTCWFDPITLCNLCRMSGLNPYEIYWVQPKSDWLKALPSRFKSYFSHSFMILAKPAA; via the coding sequence TTGAGTGATCTAAATTTTGTTAAATCCATCAATGATCGTATGGAAATAATTACCCCCTTGGTACAACAAGCTGGAAAAGTGCTTGATCTGGGGGTGGTTGAGTCAAGACGCAGTCGGCGTGCTACCGAACTACAGCTGGAGCGGCATCACTCCAACCTTCTTTTTCGTCAGGTGTGCAACCTTAACGCTAATTGTCTTGGCGTTGATATTGATGAAGAAGGAATTGAGATGCTGAAATCTCAGGGATTTAATGTAAAAGCAGCGGATGTCGTTACGATGAATCTTGATGAGGAATTTGACACCATCGTTGCCGGTGAAATAATTGAACACCTTCCCAACGTGGGGCAGTTTCTGGAAAATATGCGCAGACATCTTGCTGCTAATGGCACCCTAGTCATTACTACACCGAATCCGTTTTATTCTAAACAAGCATGGAAAATCTGGCGCTATAATCGGCCGCAGGTGCATGAGGAGCATACTTGCTGGTTTGACCCGATAACACTATGTAACCTGTGCCGTATGTCCGGTCTGAATCCCTATGAAATTTATTGGGTTCAACCGAAAAGTGATTGGCTTAAGGCTTTGCCCAGTCGTTTCAAAAGCTACTTTTCCCATTCCTTTATGATTTTAGCTAAACCCGCAGCTTAA